From the genome of Triticum aestivum cultivar Chinese Spring chromosome 3B, IWGSC CS RefSeq v2.1, whole genome shotgun sequence, one region includes:
- the LOC123066260 gene encoding uncharacterized protein: MASTTEVEGDDSGKPDMRLLINSSVTQNMNNMETRSTTGEPMACYAEVIDDKRDTWGKTVGYEEETVDNEDEEYGNCDTLMVRYPLDRVRPLAVIPKSRHRDGSIYKCTHSWKKECLIADRSETIFEPMMFTEPSNCFIFNGTCMRHGPTHMLQIVSIKLAKIHVDGGPIALYGYIALRDNLDPLLNYVVKFSRDDPITLEQGSLINLAGPKRGINYLGDIFIEYDMRIKTVGPEKHDPQLIDGVSILGNMGVRNRSVFTNRIHGNCGAVDITFSSLENAIEATVEVAISEVQSSFNLSLGCFTSGLNEEIRLFDGVIGETRSLKRSVVAVVIDSWIHLKFKVGTERSSSTERDCFFNAGNHGSSARKIKTDFALISVKVIWSPLPDGF; encoded by the exons ATGGCCAGCACCACTGAAGTGGAAGGGGATGATTCTGGTAAACCAGACATGCGACTGCTTATCAATTCTTCCGTCACGCAAAACATGAACAACATGGAGACAAGGAGCACAACAGGGGAACCCATGGCATGTTATGCCGAGGTTATAGATGACAAACGTGATACATGGGGGAAAACTGTTGGTTATGAGGAAGAAACCGTGGACAATGAGGACGAAGAATATGGGAACTGCGATACACTGATGGTTCGATACCCCTTAGACCGTGTGCGCCCTCTGGCTGTGATTCCGAAGAGCAGGCATCGTGATGGTTCTATATACAAGTGCACACACTCATGGAAAAAAGAATGTCTTATTGCAGACCGCAGTGAGA CTATTTTCGAGCCAATGATGTTTACAGAGCCCTCAAATTGCTTCATCTTCAATGGCACTTGCATGCGGCATGGACCTACTCACATGTTGCAAATTGTATCAATAAAGCTGGCTAAAATTCATGTGGATGGTGGGCCAATAGCGTTGTATGGATACATTGCACTGCGGGATAATCTGGATCCATTGCTTAATTATGTCGTCAAATTTAGCAGGGATGATCCCATTACTTTGGAGCAG GGTTCTCTCATCAACTTGGCTGGCCCTAAGCGAGGGATTAATTATCTGGGTGATATTTTTATCGAATACGATATGAGGATCAAGACTGTTGGACCAGAAAAGCATGATCCACAACTGATCGATGGCGTATCAATACTAGGCAACATGGGCGTACGGAATCGTAGTGTGTTCACGAATCGCATCCATGGCAATTGTGGTGCAGTTGACATAACCTTTTCAAGTCTTGAAAATGCAATTGAGGCGACTGTAGAAGTTGCCATATCAGAAGTGCAAAGCAGTTTCAATCTGTCTCTTGGCTGTTTTACCAGTGGGTTGAATGAAGAAATTCGGCTCTTTGATGGCGTCATTGGTGAGACGCGGAGCTTAAAAAGGTCTGTGGTTGCTGTGGTGATAGATTCTTGGATACACTTGAAGTTCAAGGTTGGTACAGAGCGATCCAGTTCCACTGAACGTGATTGTTTCTTCAATGCTGGCAACCACGGGTCTAGTGCTCGAAAGATTAAGACTGATTTTGCGTTAATCTCAGTGAAGGTGATCTGGTCGCCTTTGCCTGATGGGTTCTAG